The following coding sequences are from one Eucalyptus grandis isolate ANBG69807.140 chromosome 11, ASM1654582v1, whole genome shotgun sequence window:
- the LOC104426582 gene encoding transcription factor EMB1444 isoform X2: protein MAQAAAPLSRVLTWEDAYYNSHGQTGLSKFKCSEETVDHSNNLGYSRDPLELALAKMSYYVYSLGEGIVGQVAASGKHQWLCPNLYLANAYLSSEDCDIWQTQFSAGISAVLVMAVLPHGVLQLGSLNKANEDVKLVTNIRDAFLSFQDSLLQLKSVPLPCSDNLLQQGSSFMDGLVSEATSDCSGNLNESKEETNICSPSPYNEKYIERSCVLPLSGSHRRTEVKVLHNHEQRPNTLENHIQENICNKKLFKEEPILDGLNAILAPPIGPFTENISSSCYLFENAFPAEEKGVDCTYLPLDQLGSSGHDRIRTRGSDDISNELLQLPEMAQKDLGKRLEIDDNLEKSRGSFGFPSISELHEALGPAFSRMSASSVWEEGKTEAERTVQILEGISTSRSTNESDSEHLLEAVVAKVCQSGHDNKNEGSFSSSLRSPVVSGRVPEASSSSLSKFTAHSVGYSIDQSYYSEGHGLHSSDKSLAMSSASISSSCQTSHSDLLERSLELAKHSKKRARPGENRRPRPRDRQLIQDRLKELRELVPSGSKCSIDALLERTIKHMLFLQSITKHADKLNKCAESKLRHTEPDVLGSSSNEQGSSWAVEVGSHLKVYSIMVENLSKKGQLLVEMMCEDCSHFLEIAEAIRSLGLTILKGVTEAHGDKIWIDFVVEGQNNKSIHRMDVLWSLVQILQPKTST from the exons ATGGCCCAAGCCGCCGCTCCACTCAGCAG GGTTTTGACTTGGGAGGATGCATACTATAACAGCCATGGACAAACTGGTCTTTCCAAGTTTAAGTGCTCTGAGGAGACAGTGGACCACTCAAACAATCTTGGATACTCGCGTGATCCCCTTGAGTTAGCTTTGGCAAAGATGTCCTATTACGTGTATTCTCTTGGGGAAGG GATTGTGGGGCAGGTCGCAGCTAGTGGGAAGCATCAGTGGTTATGTCCCAATCTTTATCTAGCCAATGCCTACTTATCATCGGAG GACTGCGATATCTGGCAAACACAATTTTCAGCTGGAATCTCG GCTGTTCTCGTCATGGCTGTTCTTCCACATGGAGTTCTGCAGCTTGGCTCTTTAAATAAA GCGAACGAGGATGTGAAGCTGGTGACCAATATCCGAGATGCATTTTTATCTTTCCAAGATTCCTTGTTACAGCTTAAATCTGTTCCCTTGCCATGTTCTGATAATTTACTACagcag GGAAGttcatttatggatggtttgGTTTCAGAAGCCACTTCTGATTGCTCTGGCAACTTAAATGAATCTAAAGAAGAAACAAATATATGTTCACCTTCTCCATATAATGAAAAGTACATTGAGAGATCCTGTGTTCTGCCACTGTCTGGAAGTCATCGTAGAACAGAAGTTAAGGTTCTTCACAATCATGAACAGAGGCCAAATACTTTGGAGAatcatattcaagaaaatatatgcaATAAGAAACTTTTCAAAGAAGAACCTATTTTGGATGGTCTAAATGCCATTCTGGCACCCCCTATCGGTCCATTCACGGAAAATATATCGTCCAGCTGTTATCTATTTGAAAATGCCTTTCCAGCTGAAGAGAAGGGTGTTGATTGCACATATCTGCCTTTAGACCAGTTAGGATCTTCTGGTCATGATAGAATCAGAACTCGTGGTTCAGATGATATTTCAAATGAGCTCCTTCAATTACCAGAAATGGCACAAAAAGATTTAGGGAAACGTTTGGAGATTGATGATAACCTAGAGAAATCCAGAGGATCATTTGGATTCCCGAGTATTTCAGAACTGCATGAAGCACTTGGACCAGCTTTTTCAAGAATGAGTGCTTCCTCAGTTTGGGAAGAAGGCAAAACAGAAGCTGAAAGAACAGTGCAGATTTTAGAAGGGATCAGCACCAGCCGTTCAACGAATGAATCAGACTCAGAGCATCTTCTGGAAGCTGTAGTGGCTAAAGTTTGTCAGAGTGGTCAtgacaataaaaatgaaggatCATTTTCCAGCTCATTAAGGTCTCCAGTGGTTTCAGGAAGAGTGCCAGAAGCTTCCAGCTCTAGCCTTTCTAAGTTCACTGCTCATTCAGTGGGTTATTCAATTGATCAGTCCTATTATTCGGAAGGACACGGCCTACATTCATCAGACAAAAGTCTGGCTATGTCTTCAGCaagcatttcttcttcttgtcaaACTTCACATAGTGATCTGTTAGAGAGGTCATTGGAGCTGGCGAAGCACAGCAAAAAGAGGGCCAGACCTGGTGAAAATCGTAGGCCCCGGCCAAGAGACAGACAACTGATCCAAGATCGTCTAAAGGAACTAAGAGAGTTGGTGCCTAGTGGGTCAAAG TGTAGCATTGATGCACTGTTGGAGCGCACAATCAAGCATATGCTTTTTCTACAAAGCATCACTAAGCATGCTGACAAACTGAACAAGTGCGCTGAATCGAAG CTCCGTCACACTGAACCAGATGTACTGGGATCCTCCAGTAATGAACAAGGATCAAGCTGGGCAGTGGAGGTGGGCAGCCATCTCAAGGTCTACTCAATCATGGTCGAGAATCTTAGTAAGAAGGGCCAGCTGCTTGTGGAG ATGATGTGTGAAGATTGCAGTCATTTTCTTGAGATAGCAGAAGCAATTAGAAGCTTGGGTCTGACGATCTTAAAAGGTGTCACAGAAGCACATGGTGACAAGATATGGATAGACTTTGTGGTTGAG GGGCAAAATAACAAAAGCATCCACAGAATGGATGTCTTGTGGTCGCTTGTGCAAATATTGCAACCCAAGACTTCAACATGA
- the LOC104426582 gene encoding transcription factor EMB1444 isoform X1, with amino-acid sequence MGAYMHQLLKSLCSGSEWKYAVFWKLKHRARMVLTWEDAYYNSHGQTGLSKFKCSEETVDHSNNLGYSRDPLELALAKMSYYVYSLGEGIVGQVAASGKHQWLCPNLYLANAYLSSEDCDIWQTQFSAGISAVLVMAVLPHGVLQLGSLNKANEDVKLVTNIRDAFLSFQDSLLQLKSVPLPCSDNLLQQGSSFMDGLVSEATSDCSGNLNESKEETNICSPSPYNEKYIERSCVLPLSGSHRRTEVKVLHNHEQRPNTLENHIQENICNKKLFKEEPILDGLNAILAPPIGPFTENISSSCYLFENAFPAEEKGVDCTYLPLDQLGSSGHDRIRTRGSDDISNELLQLPEMAQKDLGKRLEIDDNLEKSRGSFGFPSISELHEALGPAFSRMSASSVWEEGKTEAERTVQILEGISTSRSTNESDSEHLLEAVVAKVCQSGHDNKNEGSFSSSLRSPVVSGRVPEASSSSLSKFTAHSVGYSIDQSYYSEGHGLHSSDKSLAMSSASISSSCQTSHSDLLERSLELAKHSKKRARPGENRRPRPRDRQLIQDRLKELRELVPSGSKCSIDALLERTIKHMLFLQSITKHADKLNKCAESKLRHTEPDVLGSSSNEQGSSWAVEVGSHLKVYSIMVENLSKKGQLLVEMMCEDCSHFLEIAEAIRSLGLTILKGVTEAHGDKIWIDFVVEGQNNKSIHRMDVLWSLVQILQPKTST; translated from the exons ATGGGGGCGTACATGCACCAACTGCTGAAGAGCCTCTGTTCTGGTTCCGAGTGGAAGTACGCCGTCTTCTGGAAACTCAAGCATCGGGCGCGCAT GGTTTTGACTTGGGAGGATGCATACTATAACAGCCATGGACAAACTGGTCTTTCCAAGTTTAAGTGCTCTGAGGAGACAGTGGACCACTCAAACAATCTTGGATACTCGCGTGATCCCCTTGAGTTAGCTTTGGCAAAGATGTCCTATTACGTGTATTCTCTTGGGGAAGG GATTGTGGGGCAGGTCGCAGCTAGTGGGAAGCATCAGTGGTTATGTCCCAATCTTTATCTAGCCAATGCCTACTTATCATCGGAG GACTGCGATATCTGGCAAACACAATTTTCAGCTGGAATCTCG GCTGTTCTCGTCATGGCTGTTCTTCCACATGGAGTTCTGCAGCTTGGCTCTTTAAATAAA GCGAACGAGGATGTGAAGCTGGTGACCAATATCCGAGATGCATTTTTATCTTTCCAAGATTCCTTGTTACAGCTTAAATCTGTTCCCTTGCCATGTTCTGATAATTTACTACagcag GGAAGttcatttatggatggtttgGTTTCAGAAGCCACTTCTGATTGCTCTGGCAACTTAAATGAATCTAAAGAAGAAACAAATATATGTTCACCTTCTCCATATAATGAAAAGTACATTGAGAGATCCTGTGTTCTGCCACTGTCTGGAAGTCATCGTAGAACAGAAGTTAAGGTTCTTCACAATCATGAACAGAGGCCAAATACTTTGGAGAatcatattcaagaaaatatatgcaATAAGAAACTTTTCAAAGAAGAACCTATTTTGGATGGTCTAAATGCCATTCTGGCACCCCCTATCGGTCCATTCACGGAAAATATATCGTCCAGCTGTTATCTATTTGAAAATGCCTTTCCAGCTGAAGAGAAGGGTGTTGATTGCACATATCTGCCTTTAGACCAGTTAGGATCTTCTGGTCATGATAGAATCAGAACTCGTGGTTCAGATGATATTTCAAATGAGCTCCTTCAATTACCAGAAATGGCACAAAAAGATTTAGGGAAACGTTTGGAGATTGATGATAACCTAGAGAAATCCAGAGGATCATTTGGATTCCCGAGTATTTCAGAACTGCATGAAGCACTTGGACCAGCTTTTTCAAGAATGAGTGCTTCCTCAGTTTGGGAAGAAGGCAAAACAGAAGCTGAAAGAACAGTGCAGATTTTAGAAGGGATCAGCACCAGCCGTTCAACGAATGAATCAGACTCAGAGCATCTTCTGGAAGCTGTAGTGGCTAAAGTTTGTCAGAGTGGTCAtgacaataaaaatgaaggatCATTTTCCAGCTCATTAAGGTCTCCAGTGGTTTCAGGAAGAGTGCCAGAAGCTTCCAGCTCTAGCCTTTCTAAGTTCACTGCTCATTCAGTGGGTTATTCAATTGATCAGTCCTATTATTCGGAAGGACACGGCCTACATTCATCAGACAAAAGTCTGGCTATGTCTTCAGCaagcatttcttcttcttgtcaaACTTCACATAGTGATCTGTTAGAGAGGTCATTGGAGCTGGCGAAGCACAGCAAAAAGAGGGCCAGACCTGGTGAAAATCGTAGGCCCCGGCCAAGAGACAGACAACTGATCCAAGATCGTCTAAAGGAACTAAGAGAGTTGGTGCCTAGTGGGTCAAAG TGTAGCATTGATGCACTGTTGGAGCGCACAATCAAGCATATGCTTTTTCTACAAAGCATCACTAAGCATGCTGACAAACTGAACAAGTGCGCTGAATCGAAG CTCCGTCACACTGAACCAGATGTACTGGGATCCTCCAGTAATGAACAAGGATCAAGCTGGGCAGTGGAGGTGGGCAGCCATCTCAAGGTCTACTCAATCATGGTCGAGAATCTTAGTAAGAAGGGCCAGCTGCTTGTGGAG ATGATGTGTGAAGATTGCAGTCATTTTCTTGAGATAGCAGAAGCAATTAGAAGCTTGGGTCTGACGATCTTAAAAGGTGTCACAGAAGCACATGGTGACAAGATATGGATAGACTTTGTGGTTGAG GGGCAAAATAACAAAAGCATCCACAGAATGGATGTCTTGTGGTCGCTTGTGCAAATATTGCAACCCAAGACTTCAACATGA